In a single window of the Platichthys flesus chromosome 5, fPlaFle2.1, whole genome shotgun sequence genome:
- the LOC133953750 gene encoding polyunsaturated fatty acid lipoxygenase ALOX15B-like: protein MVNYEVTVYTTNCAFAATFNNVYIKLVGTEGEGNRSWLNSIKGSLALFRGEVAHFTVSCPKSLGTLFLIELDKQDFLVFQDSWYPSKVEVRSPEGDTYCFPVYRFIADREVHLFREGKAVKAFEETHDLAKYARELELIGRKKDYCWQELKEGLPHCIKEKSPLSLPPEVRFSYTKDTEFLWTAAVGEVELQLKGLEKRNEPWTDIDAFDQVFRCKTTDISEYVEEHWHEDEFFAYQYLNGVNPIMIRRCKVLPVNFPVTDDMVFLHGQGSLTEEMERGNIFLCDYERLDGVTANTINGKKQYLMAPLVLLHKREDKLMPIAIQLKQTPADDNPIFFPTDSAYDWLMAKIFVRSADFQEHELNVHLLRTHLLAEVFAVSLLRNVPMVHPLYKLLVPHTRYTLQINILARLALISENGVFTEFAASGGQAMFTIMKRSLSSMTYKSLCIPDDIAQRGVSDIPNYYYKDDGLQLWDIIFKFVEGVLSYYYETDDLVVKDSELQDWIQDIFEHGFLSQKQTGIPQKFSTVAELIKFVTMVIFTCSCQHSAVNCGQYDYGAWMPNTPISLQRPPPTTKGTKDHIMMQTLPDISTTVKGMSTMWLLSKDSSDFVRLGQYPEQYFTEGFPRNQIKGFQQELHLLSDAIRDRNDKLSLPYTYLDPANFENSVAI from the exons ATGGTGAATTACGAAGTAACAGTTTACACCACCAACTGTGCCTTTGCCGCCACCTTCAACAATGTCTACATTAAGCTGGTTGGCACAGAAGGGGAGGGCAATCGCAGCTGGCTTAATAGCATCAAAGGGTCTCTGGCCCTCTTCAGAGGAGAA GTTGCACATTTCACTGTCAGCTGCCCCAAATCCCTTGGAACATTGTTCCTGATAGAGCTGGATAAGCAGGATTTCCTAGTCTTCCAAGACTCTTGGTACCCCTCTAAAGTGGAGGTGAGATCCCCTGAAGGAGACACATACTGCTTTCCTGTCTACCGCTTTATCGCTGACCGTGAGGTGCACCTCTTCAGGGAGGGAAAAG CTGTGAAAGCCTTTGAAGAAACACACGATCTTGCCAAGTACGCCAGGGAGTTGGAGCTCATTGGTCGAAAGAAAGACTACTG CTGGCAAGAGTTGAAAGAAGGACTACCTCACTGCATTAAGGAAAAaagtcctctctctctgcctcctgagGTTAGGTTCTCCTACACCAAGGATACTGAATTTTTGTGGACTGCAGCAGTTGG gGAGGTTGAGCTACAACTGAAAGGACTGGAAAAACGCAATGAACCATGGACTGACATTGACGCGTTTGATCAGGTGTTCCGCTGCAAGACGACTGACATATCAG AATATGTCGAGGAACATTGGCATGAGGATGAATTCTTTGCCTACCAGTATCTAAATGGTGTCAACCCCATTATGATCAGACGCTGCAAAGTACTGCCAGTAAACTTTCCTGTCACTGATGACATGGTCTTCCTCCACGGTCAGGGTAGCTTAACGGAAGAAATGGAG AGAGGCAACATATTCCTTTGTGACTACGAACGTTTGGATGGAGTGACAGCAAACACCATCAATGGGAAGAAGCAGTACTTGATGGCGCCTCTCGTCCTGCTCCACAAAAGAGAGGACAAGTTGATGCCAATTGCTATTCAG CTGAAGCAAACCCCCGCAGACGACAATCCAATCTTTTTTCCCACTGACTCTGCGTATGACTGGTTGATGGCCAAGATCTTTGTGAGAAGTGCAGATTTCCAAGAACATGAACTCAATGTTCACCTGCTGCGTACTCACCTGCTGGCTGAAGTTTTCGCAGTGTCACTTCTGCGCAATGTGCCCATGGTGCACCCACTGTACAAG CTCCTTGTACCTCACACCCGCTACACTCTGCAAATCAACATCTTGGCTCGACTTGCTCTAATTTCTGAGAACGGAGTATTCACAGAG TTTGCAGCCTCTGGGGGACAGGCCATGTTCACAATCATGAAGAGATCACTGTCCTCAATGACCTACAAGTCCCTATGTATACCAGACGACATTGCGCAGCGTGGGGTTAGCGACATACCAAACTACTACTACAAGGATGATGGACTCCAGCTTTGGGATATCATCTTTAA GTTTGTGGAGGGAGTTCTCAGCTACTACTACGAGACTGACGATCTGGTTGTGAAggactctgagctgcaggactGGATTCAAGACATTTTTGAACATGGATTCCTTTCTCAAAAACAGACAG GAATTCCACAGAAATTTTCCACCGTGGCTGAGCTGATCAAGTTTGTCACCATGGTGATCTTCACCTGCTCATGCCAGCACTCAGCTGTGAACTGTGGACAG TATGACTATGGTGCCTGGATGCCCAACACTCCCATCTCCCTGCAGCGTCCTCCGCCAACAACAAAGGGAACAAAAGACCACATTATGATGCAGACTTTGCCTGACATCAGCACCACAGTTAAGGGCATGTCCACCATGTGGCTACTCAGCAAGGACTCTTCTGACTTT GTCCGGCTTGGCCAGTACCCGGAGCAATATTTCACTGAGGGTTTTCCCCGCAATCAGATAAAGGGCTTCCAGCAAGAACTTCACCTGTTGAGTGATGCCATCAGAGACAGAAACGACAAATTGAGTCTGCCGTACACGTACTTGGATCCAGCCAACTTTGAAAATAGTGTTGCCATTTGA